In one Epinephelus moara isolate mb chromosome 6, YSFRI_EMoa_1.0, whole genome shotgun sequence genomic region, the following are encoded:
- the LOC126391663 gene encoding RIIa domain-containing protein 1, which produces MAGTGGLSKLDVGVLSPEQQEKLRHFKIKTRIDNEKYLRSHPEVEVLIGDFLREVLLKRPADIREFAADHFTNPNLHEVIGSKMEGNMD; this is translated from the exons ATGGCAGGAACAGGCGGTCTGTCGAAGCTGGACGTCGGTGTATTAAGTcctgagcagcaggagaaaCTGCGACATTTCAAG ATTAAGACGAGAATCGACAATGAGAAGTATTTGAGATCCCATCCAGAGGTAGAGGTACTGATAGGCGACTTTCTCAG AGAGGTGCTTCTTAAAAGGCCTGCGGACATCCGCGAGTTTGCTGCAG ATCACTTCACCAACCCAAACCTTCATGAGGTTATTGGCTCCAAAATGGAAGGAAACATGGACTGA
- the LOC126391866 gene encoding stereocilin-like codes for MSVEDLETLGPLLFLNGNATSALPNKPWMKDILCSLKSDLFHAPDALRKKCFDLITANNKKPTVELIEELQMDNVYWTAAQLEEMSAETFLAVFEVLGDVCGFNTDQLAVLSKKANETLGPVSQMTESVVMQLGCIIRGFSDADLEELPIPLDSLENIAKCGWKESQMKLVWRAVAKYNNLTAQQLEAADMVELNQFMCGLDPDEISQLDMDAFREAVGSMDDVQFPPTAARRLKSLAVSAFGNPNTWPEAEVSDLSTIIGGLNGTELASLDLPVFPFLSHLCIPVITPDNLAQLSPDQLKAFEPDTAAKVTAQQRSALGKKQLDALESAEAGSPYQTQRSDHSGAPSLSVEGISAFTTPLLFLLMGFLLL; via the exons ATGTCAGTTGAGGATTTGGAAACACTGGGTCCCCTCCTCTTTTTGAATGGCAATGCTACATCAGCTCTGCCCAATAAG cctTGGATGAAGGACATTCTCTGTTCCCtgaagtcggacctgttccatGCCCCGGACGCCCTGAGAAAGAAATGCTTCGATCTCATCACCG CCAACAATAAGAAACCCACTGTGGAGTTGATTGAAGAACTGCAAATGGACAACGTCTACTGGACAGCAGCACAGCTGGAAGAGATGTCAGCCGAGACCTTCCTGGCTGTTTTCGAAGTCCTTGGGGATGTCTGTGGCTTCAACACAGACCAACTAGCTGTGCTCAGCAAAAAAGCAAATGAG ACCTTGGGCCCAGTGTCCCAGATGACTGAGAGTGTGGTGATGCAGTTAGGATGTATAATTCGGGGCTTCTCAGACGCGGACCTGGAGGAGCTTCCCATCCCACTGGACTCTCTGGAGAACATTGCCAAGTGTGGCTGGAAAGAGTCACAG ATGAAGTTGGTGTGGAGGGCCGTTGCTAAGTATAACAACCTGACAGCGCAGCAGCTGGAAGCTGCTGACATGGTAGAACTGAACCAGTTCATGTGTGGCCTAGACCCTGACGAGATCAGTCAGCTCGACATGGACGCCTTCAG ggaAGCTGTGGGCTCAATGGATGATGTCCAGTTCCCCCCCACGGCTGCACGACGCCTGAAGAGTCTTGCTGTGTCTGCATTTGGAAATCCCAACACCTGGCCTGAAGCTGAAGTGTCTGACCTGAGCACCATCATTG GTGGGTTGAATGGAACGGAGTTGGCTTCTTTAGACCTGCCTGTCTTTCCTTTTCTCAGCCACCTGTGCATCCCAGTGATAACACCAGACAACTTAGCT CAACTCTCTCCTGATCAGCTGAAGGCTTTTGAACCTGACACTGCCGCCAAGGTAACTGCTCAACAGCGAAGTGCCCTGGGAAAGAAGCAGCTGGACGCTCTTGAGAGCGCCGAGGCCGGGTCACCTTACCAAACTCAAAGATCTGACCACTCAG GAGCTCCATCTCTGAGTGTCGAGGGGATCTCAGCCTTCACCACGCCCCTTCTGTTTCTTCTGATGGgcttcctgctgctgtga
- the LOC126391865 gene encoding uncharacterized protein LOC126391865, with protein MAPKGGTFFFLLIVASAALAEPPGEMPEEKPDFKKISKKLMKTCIKKEYQAPKLMELKALYRNSDLPVADRDSEESNAIISDFVQMLQSVRPAKANKDPQVNTMPNKNLKLRSLLTMIKMMRNSPAASACYMQAFVAPLSLKILTSHCDNNMTTDDYNTLQWAAKPALKYMLLRGMNLPPNVDLNKTMEVMNEEHGAMSEQQKRKMVKWVKEQIAQKYFNCTRRLPSDSKSMPIKNCKPSLEWLNAERLSMMGLFIPLLDPSDVDSAPKEQLCKYFRSGQFKSATSMTTKMNPSLGKKLLQKSQGCFREEELAMNVDKLGILVCHYSAGPNLTLDLSWKLLSELNDRKDCGNRGITGLRKRLVKIVASHTNGSEALYMLDRNIALLSPKQLSEFPDKDLKEVLKNWSSSGNLTIRWRPAQLRALAKKLLGKKFGKVSGKELMDLQPVVGGLPTFMFKHVKEILNDTEGLKRISKWMRKGQRMALLQGSFGDVDLLQLVKKLPGALLYSLSLDKLRKGNITSWDQVVNKEWKRSQAAFLVKKLYNSKKPWYKRLHSLIRGVTCKMIDEVADSDTKDMAQAITETPQWVSKLQAGCVARKLFATLEKERADYFKTITEEEMENIPTCLLLHLPPLKIKDLPDSVCPTFIDKIEEADLSLLPRRSPSRPALTERALLCLAKGTNLTRLTNEDVSSLKPLLCELQSSQLLKMAPDVRSSILQDMADCQYIPRRHRAEITQLVTQTFG; from the exons ATGGCCCCAAAAGGAGGaacgtttttctttttactcatCGTGGCCAGTGCCGCCTTGG CTGAGCCACCAGGTGAGATGCCTGAAGAAAAACCTGACTTCaagaaaatatctaaaaaacTG ATGAAGACTTGCATTAAAAAGG AATACCAGGCGCCTAAGCTGATGGAGCTGAAAGCTCTCTACAGAAACAG TGACTTGCCTGTGGCAGACAGAGACTCTGAGGAATCCAACGCCATCATATCTGATTTTGTCCAAATGCTCCAATCAGTCCGTCCTGCCAAAGCCAACAAAGACCCACAAGTCAATACAATG CCAAACAAGAATTTGAAACTCCGCAGTCTTCTAACCATGATCAAGATGATGAGAAACTCCCCT GCGGCGTCTGCATGTTATATGCAAGCATTTGTGGCTCCTCTGTCCTTGAAGATTCTGACCTCTCACTGCGACAACAACATGACCACAGACGACTACAACACACTGCAATGGGCTGCCAAACCTGCCCTGAAGTATATGCTGTTGAGAGGAATGAATCTTCCTCCCAATGTTGACCTGAACAAGAC GATGGAGGTAATGAACGAGGAGCATGGTGCCATGTCTGAACAACAAAAGAGAAAGATGGTGAAATGGGTAAAAGAACAGATTGCCCAGAAGTATTTCAACTGTACAAGGAGGCTACCATCTGACTCAAAATCAA tgCCGATAAAGAACTGCAAACCCTCACTGGAATGGCTGAACGCAGAGAGGCTGAGCATGATGGGACTGTTCATCCCCCTTTTAGACCCAAGCGATGTTGATTCTGCTCCCAAAGAACAG CTGTGTAAATATTTCCGCTCAGGCCAGTTCAAATCCGCCACAAGTATGACCACCAAGATGAATCCCAGCCTGGGCAAAAAGTTGCTGCAAAAAAGTCAAGGGTGCTTCCGTGAAGAGGAGCTTGCTATGAATGTGGACAA GCTCGGCATACTGGTCTGTCATTATTCTGCTGGTCCAAACTTGACACTTGACCTCAGCTGGAAACTCCTCTCTGAGCTGAACGATCGCAAGGACTGTGGCAACCGAGGCATCACAGGG CTGAGGAAACGCCTCGTCAAGATTGTGGCGTCACATACCAATGGCTCTGAAGCATTATACATGCTGGACAGAAATATTGCCTTGTTGTCTCCCAAACAACTGAGCGAGTTCCCTGACAAAGATCTCAAAGAAGTTCTCAAAAATTGGAGTTCTTCTGGAAATCTCACCATCCGATGGAGGCCGGCCCAGCTGCGGGCCCTCGCCAAGAAACTGTTGGGCAAAAAG TTTGGAAAGGTTTCTGGCAAAGAGCTGATGGACCTTCAGCCAGTTGTAGGGGGATTGCCAACCTTTATGTTCAAGCATGTCAAGGAGATCCTGAATGATACCGAGGGCCTAAAGAGGATCTCCAAGTGGATGAGGAAGGGGCAGCGGATGGCCTTGCTGCAGGGG TCTTTTGGAGATGTGGATCTCCTACAGCTGGTGAAGAAGTTGCCTGGCGCTTTGCTTTACAGCCTTTCTCTAGACAAACTGAGGAAAGGAAACATCACCTCTTGGGACCAAGTGGTGAATAAAGAATGGAAGCGGTCACAG GCAGCTTTCCTGGTCAAAAAGTTGTATAATTCAAAGAAGCCTTGGTACAA GAGACTGCATTCACTTATTCGGGGAGTAACCTGTAAGATGATTGACGAAGTAGCAGACAGCGACACAAAAGACATGGCTCAGGCCATAACAGAGACTCCACAGTGGGTCTCCAAACTGCAg GCAGGATGTGTTGCCCGAAAGCTTTTTGCGACtttggagaaagagagagccgACTATTTCAAAACCATCActgaggaggagatggaaaaCATTCCCACATGTTTACTTCTTCACCTGCC GCCTTTGAAGATAAAGGATTTGCCTGACTCTGTGTGTCCCACCTTCATCGACAAGATCGAAGAGGCCGACCTGAGCTTGTTACCTCGTCGTTCCCCGTCTCGCCCCGCACTCACCGAGAGAGCACTGCTTTGCCTGGCCAAA GGGACAAACTTAACTCGGCTGACCAATGAGGATGTGTCCAGCCTCAAACCTCTTCTGTGTGAGCTTCAGTCTTCCCAACTGCTCAAAATGGCCCCTGATGTCCGGAGCTCCATACTCCAGGACATGGCTGACTGCCAGTACATTCCTCGACGCCACAGGGCAGAAATAACTCAGCTGGTCACGCAGACATTTGGGTAG